A DNA window from Mus pahari unplaced genomic scaffold, PAHARI_EIJ_v1.1 scaffold_9031_1, whole genome shotgun sequence contains the following coding sequences:
- the LOC110314993 gene encoding olfactory receptor 1361-like translates to MNCSQAPGFILMGLSSDPEKRQPLFSIFLALYLLGILGNLLLLLAIGTDVHLHTPMYFFLSQLSLVDLCFITTTAPKMLEALCTGDGSISFSGCLTQFYFFAVLADMDNLLLAVMAIDRYAAICHPLFYPLLMTPWRCEVLASGSWGIAHCVSLFCTLLLSQLYYHTNQGIPHFFCDSRPLLLLSCSDTHLTEVLMMALFGVLGMSSVLCIVSSYGCIFYAVARVPSAQGKRKAFSTCSSHLSVLLLFYSTAFVTYLKPPSSSNSSEEVVVAIMYTLVTPTLNPFIYSLRNKDVKSSLRRIINME, encoded by the coding sequence ATGAACTGCAGTCAAGCTCCTGGCTTCATCCTCATGGGACTGTCTAGTGACCCAGAGAAAAGGCAGCCCCTCTTTAGCATCTTTCTTGCTCTCTACTTGCTGGGAATTTTAGGGAACCTACTACTTCTCTTAGCTATTGGCACTGATGTccacctccacacccccatgtatttcttcctcagTCAGCTCTCACTCGTGGATCTTTGCTTCATCACCACCACAGCCCCTAAAATGCTGGAGGCTCTGTGCACTGGAGATGGATCAATCTCATTCTCTGGATGCCTGACTCAGTTTTACTTCTTTGCTGTTTTGGCAGACATGGATAATCTGCTTCTAGCAGTCATGGCTATTGACCGCTATGCTGCTATCTGCCACCCACTGTTCTACCCACTTCTAATGACTCCTTGGAGATGCGAAGTTCTTGCCAGTGGGTCATGGGGAATAGCTCATTGTGTGTCTCTGTTCTGTACCTTATTGCTCTCTCAGTTATATTATCATACCAATCAAGGGATACCTCATTTTTTCTGTGATTCTAGGCCGCTCTTACTGCTTTCCTGCTCAGACACTCACCTCACTGAGGTCCTGATGATGGCTTTGTTTGGAGTTTTGGGAATGAGTTCAGTTCTTTGCATTGTAAGTTCTTATGGTTGTATTTTTTATGCTGTGGCTAGGGTTCCATCAGCACAGGGcaaaaggaaagcattttccaCATGCAGTTCCCACCTCTCTGTACTTCTCCTTTTCTACAGCACAGCCTTTGTTACCTATCTGAAGCCCCCATCTAGTTCTAATTCCTCTGAGGAGGTGGTAGTTGCTATCATGTATACTCTGGTAACTCCCACTCTGAATCCCTTCATTTACAGTCTGAGAAACAAGGATGTTAAGAGTTCATTGAGAAGAATCATAAACATGGAATAG